Part of the Aquabacterium sp. NJ1 genome, GCTGGTGCGGTGACGCTGCCGTGAACTTGTCATGACAGTTGCATGACGCGCGGTTTGGGTGCAGTGCACCATTTGATCCGCGTTAATCCTCATGACAAATCCTGAAACACGGCTCATGCCTGCGCTGCTAGGATTGGGTGTATGAGCATCCAGATTTTCGGCTTGCCGGTCTCCCGGGGCGTGGCCATTGGCCGCGCTGTGCTGGTGGCATCCAGCCGGGTGGACGTGCCCCACGTTTTCATCGATCAATCCCTGATCGACGAGGAGGTGGCGCGCCTGATGAAAGCGCGCGACGTGGTGGCCGACGAGTTCGACAACCTCAAGCGCGACCTGCCTGCCGATGCGCCAGCCGAACTGGCTGCGCTGCTGGATGTGCACCAGATGCTGCTGCAGGACGAGGCCCTGATGGGCGCGGCGGCAGACTGGATCCGCCAGCGGCACTACAACGCCGAATGGGCGGTGTCAGCCCAGCTGGAGGTGCTGGCGCGCCAGTTCGATGAGATGGAGGACCCCTACATCCGCGAACGCAAGGCCGACCTGGAGCAGGTGGTTGAGCGCCTGCTGCGCAGTCTGAGCCGCGGTGAACCTTCTGCGGTGCCGGATGCCAGCCGTGCCAATGCGCAGGATTTTGGCGGTGACGAGCCGCTGGTGCTGGTGGCCAATGACATCGCGCCAGCCGACATGCTGTCGTTCAAGCGGAGCGTGTTCAAGGGCTTCGTGACCGATGTGGGCGGCAAGACCTCGCACACGGCCATCGTGGCCCGCAGCATGGACATCCCCGCCGTGGTGGGCGCCCGCCAGGCGAGCAACCTGATCCGTCAGGACGACTGCATCATCATCGATGGCGACGCCGGCCTGGTGATCGTGGACCCATCCCCCATCGTGCTGGAGGAGTACCGCTTCCGCCAGCGCCAGAGCGAGCTGGAGCGCAGCCGCCTGGCCCGCTTGCGCCACACGCCAGCGGTGACGCTGGACGGCGAGCGCGTGGAGCTGCTGGCCAACATCGAGATGCCGGAAGACGGCCCCGGCGCCCTGGAAGCGGGCTCGGTGGGCGTGGGCCTGTTCCGCAGCGAGTTCCTGTTCATGAACCGCGGCAGTGACCTGCCGGACGAGGAAGAGCAGTACGACGCGTATCGCCGTGCGGTCGAGGCCATGAAAGGCCTGCCGGTGGTGATCCGCACGGTGGACATCGGCGCGGACAAGCCCCTGGAGGGCATGTCGGCCAGCGAGCTGCGGCATGAGTCCGTGCTGAACCCGGCACTGGGGCTGCGCGCCATCCGCTGGAGCCTGGCAGAGCCCAGCATGTTCCGCCGGCAGTTGCGGGCCTTGTTCCGCGCGGCCGCCCACGGGCCGGTCAAGATCATGATCCCGATGCTGGCCAGCCAGCGCGAGATCCACCAGACGCTGGACAACATCACGCATGCCAAGCGCCAGTTGGCCGAATCAGGCAAGCCTTGTGGTGAGGTCGAGCTGGGCGCCATGATCGAGGTGCCGGCGGCGGCCCTGACCCTGCCGGTGTTCCTGCGCTATTTCGATTTCGTGTCGATCGGCACGAATGACCTGATCCAGTACACGCTGGCCATTGACCGCTCGGATGAGGCGGTTGCCCATCTGTACGACCCCTGGCACCCGGCCGTGCTGCAGTTGATCCAGTCCACCATCACGCAGGCGCGTGCGGCGGGCAAGGGGGTGAGCGTGTGCGGCGAAATGGCAGGTGACCCGGCCTTCACCGAGTTGCTGCTGGCCATGGGGCTGCGCAGCTTCTCGATGCACCCTTCGCAGATCGCGTCGGTCAAGCAGCGTGTGCTGCGGGCTGATACGCGCCGCCTGGCGCCGCTGGTGGCGGGCGTGCTGCAAAGCGAAGACCCCGAGACGGCCTGTGCCGAGCTGTTCCACGTCGGGGCGAGCACCCACGGCCAGCCGGTGCAGCTGCGGGCCTGATCTGTTGGGGTGCAGGCGGGTCAAAAACCGGCTTCACGCCGGATGACGGCCGCCGCGTGCCGCAGGTAGC contains:
- the ptsP gene encoding phosphoenolpyruvate--protein phosphotransferase gives rise to the protein MSIQIFGLPVSRGVAIGRAVLVASSRVDVPHVFIDQSLIDEEVARLMKARDVVADEFDNLKRDLPADAPAELAALLDVHQMLLQDEALMGAAADWIRQRHYNAEWAVSAQLEVLARQFDEMEDPYIRERKADLEQVVERLLRSLSRGEPSAVPDASRANAQDFGGDEPLVLVANDIAPADMLSFKRSVFKGFVTDVGGKTSHTAIVARSMDIPAVVGARQASNLIRQDDCIIIDGDAGLVIVDPSPIVLEEYRFRQRQSELERSRLARLRHTPAVTLDGERVELLANIEMPEDGPGALEAGSVGVGLFRSEFLFMNRGSDLPDEEEQYDAYRRAVEAMKGLPVVIRTVDIGADKPLEGMSASELRHESVLNPALGLRAIRWSLAEPSMFRRQLRALFRAAAHGPVKIMIPMLASQREIHQTLDNITHAKRQLAESGKPCGEVELGAMIEVPAAALTLPVFLRYFDFVSIGTNDLIQYTLAIDRSDEAVAHLYDPWHPAVLQLIQSTITQARAAGKGVSVCGEMAGDPAFTELLLAMGLRSFSMHPSQIASVKQRVLRADTRRLAPLVAGVLQSEDPETACAELFHVGASTHGQPVQLRA